In the genome of Edaphobacter dinghuensis, the window GCATTTGAAGTTTGCCGAACGGCTGTCCGGTGGAGCGCCTGCCACGGCTCCGGGGGTGGCCCCGGCGCGGGAACGAGGCGTCGATCCGGGAGTGTTGATGAAGCTCGTCAGCCGCAACACGAAGAAGGGAGCGCAGTTTACGCCGCAAGGTATTCTGCGCTGGCCGTTGACCAGCGCTAAGGCCGAAGATGTTATTGCGGAGACGCGGGCGCTGCTGGATGCGCTGGATGCACATTGATACGATCGCGAATTTTAAGTTCATACTTAAGTAAGGGACCAGAAAATATGCGTAAACGCCTCATCGCACTCAGTCTCACAATTGGAACTTTTCTTCTTATGCCTACTGCATCGCCAGCCCAACACATCTCTGCAGACGGTGCTCCCCAGACCTTTCAATACGTCTCCGATCAATATTTCAGCGACGTGTATTTTCACTTCTCTCCGACTGCGGGCACGAGTGCCGGATTGCACCAGTACGATACGCAGCTTGAGGACTACTCTGCTGCCGGAGTACAGAAAGAGATCGCTGCCCTTCACGAGTACGAGAAGAAGGTAGAGGCCATTGATCCCACTGCGCTCGATGCGAGTGTGGCCGGAGACCGCGAGATTCTGCTGAACAATATTCGTTCGCAGCTGCTGACGCTCGAAGTGATTCGCCCATGGGAGAAGAATCCCGACACTTATTCCTCGGGAGTTACCAACTCGATCTTCGTCGTTATGGAGCGGCCTTATGCTCCCGCGGATACGCGGCTGCATGCTGTGGTGGAGCGCGAAAAACTGATTCCGCAGGTGCTTGAGGAGGCGCGCAAGAACCTCAAGAATCCGCCGCGCATCTACACCGAGATCGCGCTTGAACAGATCGACGGGCTAGTCAGCTTTTTTCAGAACGATGTGCCCAGCGCGTTTGCGAGCGTTACCGATCCCGATACGAAGGCCGACTTCGCAAAATCCAATGCAGCGGTCATTGCGGCGCTTCAATCCTATGGCGCGTGGATGAAGAGCGATCTGCTTCCCCGCTCCAACGGTGATTTTCGTCTTGGAGCGGACACGTTCCGCAAGAAGCTTGCCTATGACGAGATGGTCGACATTCCGCTGGACCGCTTGCTACAGATAGCTTTTGCCGACCTGCACAAAAATCAGGCCGAGTTTGCGCGCGTAGCCAAAGAGGTCGATCCGACCAAGACACCGCAGCAGGTACTCGCCGAACTTGCCACCATTCATCCGGCGCCCGATCAGCTTTTGCCGGCGTTTCACAACACCTTCGATTCGCTAATTGCATTTATCAATGCGCATCACATCATTACCATTCCAAGCACAGTGCAGCCGACGCTTGAAGAGACGCCGCCGTTTATGCGCGCCACGACCTTCGCTTCGATGGACCCTCCGGGGCCGTTCGAGACGCACTCGACCAAGGCTTACTTTAACGTGACGCTGCCGGAGAAGAACTGGACAGCCGAACATGTTGCCGAGCACATGGCGAGCTTCAACGTGGGTACGATCATCAGCACCAGTGTGCATGAGGCTTACCCCGGCCATTATGTCCAATTTTTGTGGATGCCTGAGTTTTCGAGCAAGATTCGCAAGGTGCTGGGAGCCAACACCAACATCGAAGGCTGGGCTCACTACACCGAACAGATGATGCTCGATGAGGGCTACGACGCGCCCGGTCCCGATGCTACGCCTGCACAGATTCGAGAGTCGCATCTTGTTCGTCTGGGCCAGTTGCAAGATGCTCTGCTGCGTGATGCCCGTTTCGTCAATAGCATCAAGCTGCACACCGGCGAGGGCGAACCTGGCGGAAAGTGGACGATAGAGCAGGCCGAAGACTTCTTCGTGAAGGAAGGCTACCAGTCGCGCTCCGTGGCTGTGGTCGAGACGAAGCGTGGCACCTCGGACCCGACGTATCTTTACTACACGCTGGGCAAGCTCGAGATCATGAAGCTGCGGGCAGACATGATGAAGAAAGAGGGCGCGGCCTTCAATCTCGAGACCTTCCACAATAACTTCATGCGCCAGGGCTTCGCACCCATCAAGATCATTCGCAAAGCCATGCTGCACGATGACTCACCGGTGCTTTAAGCCAAAGAAGATGGATGCCCATTTACACTGGATAAGTCAATTGCCTGAAGCTGCGAGATAGATTTGCTCGTTTTATACAGGCAATTGGCTTAATCAGTTTTATTTTTTTGCTGTCCTTCAATGGATTGTCCTTTTTGTAACTCCTGCCTGCTAGCATTTTCCACAATCAATCTGCATCCAAGGAATCCATGACCCAAAAGACTCCTCAGAAGATTCGCAAAGCTGTTTTTCCAGCCGCAGGCATGGGCACGCGCTTTTTGCCCGCAACCAAGGCGCTGCCCAAAGAGATGCTCTGTCTCGTCGACAAGCCGCTGATCCAGTACGGCATTGAAGAGGCCGTGGCCGCAGGCTGCACCGAGATCATTATTGTTACCAGCCGCGGTAAAGGCATTATGGAAGACCACTTCGATCGCAGCCCCGAACTTGAGGCCTCACTCGAAGCCAAGAACAAGACTGCGCTGCTCGAAGTGGCACGCAGCGTCTCCAAGCTTGCAAAGATCACCTACACTCGACAGGCGGAACCTCTCGGCCTTGGCCACGCGGTGCTTCAGGCCAAGGAGATCGTCGGCAACGAGCCCTTCGCTGTTCTGCTGCCGGACGATATCGTCGATGCCTCGACGCCGTGCATGAAGCAGATGGTTGAAGCCTTCAACGAGACCCAGTGCAGCATTCTCGGCTCCGAGGTTGTGGAAGGCGCGGCGATCTCTGCCTATGGCTGCCTCGATTGCACGCCCGATCCTAAGAATCCTCGCCTGCTCGCGGTGAAAAACATGGTCGAGAAACCCAAGCCGGAAGAGGCGCCTTCACAGAACGCCATTATCGGCCGCTATATTCTTACGCCACGCATCTTCGAGATGATCGAAGGCATTACTCCCGGTGCGGGCGGCGAGCTTCAACTCACCGATGCCATCAAGGCTTTGCTGCAATACGAAAAAGTCTATGGCTTCAGCTACGAAGGCAAGCGTCACGATGCAGGCGACAAGCTGGGCTTCCTCAAAGCCACCGTCGAGTTCGCACTCAAGCGCGAGGACCTCGGCCCGGCCTTCCGTAGCTGGCTCAAATCCTTCCCCATCTAGCGTTTTCATAGGCTGTGGAGAGATTCCTGCGAGCCGAAATACAGGGGTCTCTCCATACGCCCTTCGGGCTCTGGTCGAGATGGTGTGGTCTTCGCTGCTTCTTCCCTTGCAGCACCGTTATTGCGCCTCGCACATCCAATCTTCCACGCGCCTTTGATAAGTAATCCGAAGGGCGCCAAGGAGTAGCAATGCCGTCACTCTTCGACCCAATTCAACTCGGCGACCTGCATCTGCCCAATCGCATCTTTATGGCGCCGCTTACACGTCTGCGCGGCACGCCCGACCACATTCCCACGCCGATCATGATCGAGTACTACACCCAGCGTGCCAGTGCCGGCCTGATCATCTCTGAAGGAACGCCCGTCGATCCGATGGGCGTCGGTTATGCCAACGTTCCCGGCATCTGGTCCAAGGAGCAGGTCGAGGCGTGGAAGCCTGTTACCGCCGCCGTACACAATGCTGGAGGCCATATCTTCGCGCAGATCTGGCACGTGGGCCGCATCTCCGATCCTGCCTTCCTCAACGGACAGCTTCCTGTTGCGCCCAGCGCCATTGCAGCGTCGGGAACGGTGAGCCTGCTTCGACCGCAGCGGCCTTTCCCTACTCCGCGGGCGCTTGAACTCAGCGAAGTAAGAGGTGTGGTCGAGGCGTTTCGCCGCGGCGCGCAAAACGCCCAAGCTGCCGGGTTCGACGGCGTGGAGCTGCACGGAGCCAATGGTTATCTACTCGACCAGTTTCTTCAGGACGGTTCCAACCACCGCGACGACGAGTACGGCGGCCCTATCGAAAATCGTGCCCGCCTGATGCTCGAAGCCGCCGATGCCGCTATCTCCGTCTTCGGTGCAGGCCGCGTGGGGATGCACCTGGCGCCGCGCGGCGACTCGCATGGCATCTTCGACTCCAACCTTACTGCAACCTTCAGTTACGTTGCACGAGAGTTGGGAAGCCGCAAGATCGCCTTCATCGCCGCACGCGAACACGTTGGCCCCGACAGCATTGGCCCGCAGCTCAGGCAGCTCTTCGGCGGCACCTTTGTTGCCAATGAAGCCATCGATCAGAAGACGGGCCAACAGTTGCTCGACGAGGGCAAAGCCGACGCTGTTGCCTTTGGCAAACTATTTATCGCAAACCCCGATCTGCCTGCTCGCTTCGCTAAACACTCGCCGCTGAATCGACCGGAGCCGAATACCTTCTACGCTCCCGGTTCACATGGCTATACGGACTACCCTTCTCTTTAAAGCTGAGACTTGACCACAGACAAGGCCGCGAGAATGACTCTCGCGGCCTTATCTATCTTCTCGGCCGGCACTTTTCCTATACCGTAAAAAACGCCGTCGAAATTTCCTGCATCTCACTCCACAAGAACCGTCACAGAAGACCGGAGAAGAGATGCCGACAGAAAAAACCAGCGCTGCCAAAACTTCCGTCACCCGCAAACAGCTTATCGATGCCCTTAACGAAGACCTTGCCCGCGAGTATCAAGCCATCATTGCGTACGTCAATTACTCCCAGGTGCTTAAGGGCGCGCAGTACATGAACATCGCCGCGGAGCTAGCCGTACACGCCGGGGAAGAGCTGGCGCATGCCATCACCATCGCCAACCAGATCGACTATCTCGGCGGCATGCCCTGCGTTACGCCGAAGCCGGTCAAGACCTCCGAGAAGGCTGTAGACATGCTTCACTTCGATCTCGAAAACGAAAACGAGACCATTCGCCAATACCGCCGCCGCGTTAAGCAGTGTGATGAGCTGGGCGAATTCGCCACTGCCGAACATATCCGCGATATCCTTCTGCAGGAGCAGGACCACCAAATCTCTCTGGCCACTGCCCTTGGCATCGATGTTCCCGATGTGGGTATTGCAGACTAACGTCGCGCGTCCGATTAAATCGCAACCGAAACAACAATGGCACCGGATGTCTCCGGTGCCATTGTCTTTCAAGAGGGCTAAATCCTTGCATCCGGTTATTTCTTGGCCCGAACTTTCTTAGGAAGGTCCTTCATCGCTCCGCGCGGGAAGCCGGTCGATTCCCTGACCACAAGGTCGGTCTGGATGTTGTACTCGTGCTTCTGCGCGGACTTCTCCGTTCCCTCCGCACAGGCTCGCAATGCAGTCACCGCAGCCTTTGCCAGATCGAAGCGCGACATCTGCACCGTCGTCAGCGGAGGGATGGTCACCTCGGCGATGTGAATGTTGTCGAAGCCAATGACCGAAAGATCGTCCGGCACGCGCAAGCCAGCACGGTACATGGTGTGCAGCACGCCGATGGCGGTCATATCGTTCGAGCACATAACCGCAGTCGGCATGTTCTTCTCTCCCAGCAGTTGCTGCATGGCCGCCATACCGCCTTCGAGCGTATGGTCTCCCGACAGAATCCACGCCGGGTTGGGCGCAATGCCACACTCCCGCAGCGACACCAGGAATGCATCGAGTCGCGATTCTGCCGAGTGCAGGCCCTCAGGCCCACGCACAAAGGCGATATTTCTATGGCCGAGCGCGGCAAGATGTTGCACGCCCTGGCGTATGCCGTGATGGTAGTCCACCTTCAGCACATTGATGCCGGGACCATCCGGCCCCACATCGATAAAGACCAATGGCACTTTGCGCTGGGCCAACTGGTCCAGCAGAGGCGCCTCGATACCGAAGGTCATAACCGCAACGCCGTCTACCTTACGTTCCAGCATGCGGCGGATGCAGTGCGACATGCGCTTGGGATCATGATTGGTTGAACTCACGAGGATCTCGTATCCGTGTTCGACGGCGATGTCCTCGAAGCCCTGAATGAGCTCAGGAAAAAATGGATTGGTGATCTCGGAGACGATCAGGCCCAGAATCCAACTACGCCCGGAGACCAGAGCTCGCGCCTGCGTGTTGGGAAAGTAGTCCAGCTCTTCAATGACTTCCCATACTCGCTTAGCAATCTTCGGGTTTACCGTCGGCACACGATTGATCGTTCGCGAGACGGTTGCAATCGAAACGTTGGCCAGACGCGCAATGGTGCGAATGTCCATACGTTCCGGAGTCTTCTTCGTCGTAGTACGCTTCTTCTTCGTGCCCTGTCCAAGATTGGCCATAGAGAGTATCAGGAATGCGTTTACAGGATAGCCTACGCGCCTAAAACGATTATGTAACCTGATAGCACCATATTGCCATCCTGCCTGGCGCAACGATCTCAATTTGCAGTCGTACAACCGTTTCCAAACAGCTTGCGGAAGATCGTCTCGAGTATCACCGTTTCTCCTTGAATGGAGCGCATCTTATGGAAACGTTTGCTGTTAATCCAACTCACCACTACAGTGGATGTGTCGATGGCAGAGATCATCGCTGAATTCACCGCATAGGAGAAGACCCCGTGGACCGTAGAAGATTCCTGCAGACATCATCACTCGCCGGAGCCGCATTCGCATTCACCGCCCGCACCGCATGGAGCGCAACCGCCGATGCGCACGTCGAAGTTCTGCTCGATGAGAGCGTTGGCATCATCGCTCCCGAGATCTATGGCCAGTTCACCGAACATCTTGGCGGCGTCATCTATGACGGTATCTGGGTAGGCGAAGACTCTCCCGTTCCCAACGTCCACGGAATCCGCAAGCAAATCGTCGATCTGATGAAACAGATTCACGTACCGGTCGTGCGCTGGCCGGGCGGCTGCTTCGCCGACAGCTACGACTGGCGTGACGGCATTGGTCCGCGCAAGGACCGACCAACCCGCACCAACTTCTGGGCTGACGATCCTGACGCGGCGCGGCTGAAGGGCAACGCGGTGCAGGCTTATGAGACCAATGCCTTCGGCACGGACGAGTTTATGCGCTTCTGTCATCTCAGCGGCGCCGAGCCTTACCTCGCCAGTAATCTGCGCAGTCTGCCAGCGATGGCTTTTTCGCGCTGGGTGGAGTACTGCAACTCTCCCGCTGGTTCCACTACGCTCGCAAAGCAGCGTGCGGCTAACGGTTCCGCTGCTCCCTACGATGTGAAGTATTGGGGCGTAGGCAACGAGAGCTGGGGTTGTGGCGGCAACTTCGAGCCCGAAGAGTATGCCGAGGAGTTTCGTCGCTTCACCACATGGGTGCCGCACTACGGCGTGCCGCTCTCTTTCATCGGCTCAGGCCCCAACGACAATAACCTTGAGTGGACCAACGGCTTCTTCGAGGCCCTGCGCAGAAAGAACTACATGCCACGCGAACTTCACGGATGGAGCGTTCATTACTACACCTGGAACCTGAGCATGGGGGAGACCACCGATTGGGTCGCGGGCAAGCGCGATGCGCTCGACTTCGACGAGACCGGATGGTACGAGCTTTTTCTGCAGGGACTCTATATGGAGGAGATCGTGCGTGCGCAGTGGGGGCTGCTGGGGGAGTTCGATCCTGGTCGCAATATCAAGCTCGTCGTCGATGAGTATGGCCCATGGTACAAGCCCGGCACGCAACTCGATCCTACACACCTGCTGGGCCAGCAGGTAACGCTGCGCGATGCCCTGCTGACGGCCATGACGCTCGACATCTTCAACCGCCATGCGGAAAAGGTGGGCATGGCTGCGTGCGCGCAACTGGTCAACTGCTTGAATGCCCTTTTCTTCTCACACGAAGATAAGTTCATCACTACACCGGTCTTTCACGTCTTCGATATGTATGCTGCACATCAGGGGGCTCAGTCGCTGCGCGTGAACTTCTCTTCGCCGCAGGTCCACTACCAGCGCAAGGGCAAACCAACGGCCCTCGCGGGACTGCTCGGGTCTGCCTCTATGCGCGGTAAAACCGTCACGGTAACTGCGACCAATCCTAACTTGAAAGATGCGAGACTGACCGAGATTGTGCTGCGCGGTTCCGCAAGGATTACATCTGCGGAGGCTTCGGTACTGACCGATGCCGACATGCACGCTCACAACACGTTCGAGCAGCCCAACGCCGTTCAACTCAAAAAGCAGGCCGTCGATGTTCAGGGAGACCGGCTGATCATCACGCTCCCGCCAGCCTCCGTCTCCAGCATTACGATTCAGCTCGCCTAAAGCTCCGCTTCTCCAACCCAAATGTTCCGGTTTCCATCCATTGCGCGATTGCAGTGGATGGGAACCGAAATGGAATAGGATCTTTGCGCCCGGGAAATTTCACAATCTCATGGAAAAACCATATTGACACTGGTAGAGGAATGAATATAGCGTTATTTTGGTAAACGTTTTCTTTAATATTTCACCAAAACGCTCTACTCTGAATTGATGGATTGTTCTTCTATGCACACTATGATCGTCAAGCTGGTCCGGCCCGTCGCCCTTTCAAAACAACGCTCTCTCACCAAGCATGATTCAATCCGCGAACGGGGACAATAACACCATGGCAATTGTTGCAGGAGTAGATTTCGGAACCCTCAGCGTGCGCGTCACGCTTCTCGATAGCGAGCGCGGCCCGCTCGGAACGGCAGTAGCGGAGTACCCTCTGCACCGTAAACGCGAAGATCCCGATTTCGCGACGCAATCTCACGCAGACCACATGCGCAACCTGGCCAAGGCCATGCGCGACGTGTTGGAAAAATGTAATGTCGCCGGCGACAAGGTCGAAGCCATCGCACTGGATACCACCGGCTCCAGCGTTATCCCGGTCGATAAGAACCTTCAGCCGCTCGACGAGTACTACCTATGGTGCGATCACCGCGCCAAACGCGAGGCCCGCGAGATCACCGAGGCCTGCCACCGCGACGGCATCGAGGCCATCGAGTGGTGCGGTGGCGTCTACTCGCACGAGTGGGGCTTCGCCAAACTGCTGCACTGGCTTCGCAATAATCCGGACAAGCGCGCCAACTTCGCCAGTGCCTTCGAGCACTGCGACATGGTCGCCGCGACTCTCGCGGGCATTACCGATCCGCATAAGGCAAAGCGCAGCGTCTGCGCGATGGGCCACAAGTGGCTCTGGAACCCCAAGTGGGGCGGCTTTCCTCCGCAGGCGTTTCTCTCGAAGCTGGATCCGCTGCTCGACGGCGTTGTCAATAAGCTCTCCGGCGAATACCTCACCTCCGACCATCTCGCGGGACATCTCTCCGAACACTGGGCAGCGGAGCTGGGCCTGCGTGCAGGCATTCCTATTCCCGTTGGCGCGTTTGACGCGCACTGGGACGCGATTGGCGCGGGCTGCCGCACCGGCGACGTCGTCAACGTCATCGGCACGTCTACGTGCATCATTGCGATGCAGCCGGATATCAGCCTCATCCCCGGCGTTTGCGGAGTCGTTCCCGGCAGCGTCCATCCTGCCTATGCTGGTGTCGAGGCGGGCCTTTCGGCCACTGGCGATATCTTCGAGGCCATCGCCCGCCGCGCCGGAACTACGGTGAAGTCGCTGGCCCAGGGCATCGAGAAGAACCGTCCCGGTCAGACCGGGCTACTTCGGCTTACATGGGACAACGGTGACCGCACCGTTCTGGTCAACGCTGATCTTGCCGGAATCACCATCGGCTGGAACCTGCTGACCACCGCGCAGGATGAGCTCTTTGCTGCCATCGAAGGTACGGCCTTCCATACGCGCATCATCCTTGAGCGCATGGCTGAACAT includes:
- the galU gene encoding UTP--glucose-1-phosphate uridylyltransferase GalU → MTQKTPQKIRKAVFPAAGMGTRFLPATKALPKEMLCLVDKPLIQYGIEEAVAAGCTEIIIVTSRGKGIMEDHFDRSPELEASLEAKNKTALLEVARSVSKLAKITYTRQAEPLGLGHAVLQAKEIVGNEPFAVLLPDDIVDASTPCMKQMVEAFNETQCSILGSEVVEGAAISAYGCLDCTPDPKNPRLLAVKNMVEKPKPEEAPSQNAIIGRYILTPRIFEMIEGITPGAGGELQLTDAIKALLQYEKVYGFSYEGKRHDAGDKLGFLKATVEFALKREDLGPAFRSWLKSFPI
- a CDS encoding alkene reductase translates to MPSLFDPIQLGDLHLPNRIFMAPLTRLRGTPDHIPTPIMIEYYTQRASAGLIISEGTPVDPMGVGYANVPGIWSKEQVEAWKPVTAAVHNAGGHIFAQIWHVGRISDPAFLNGQLPVAPSAIAASGTVSLLRPQRPFPTPRALELSEVRGVVEAFRRGAQNAQAAGFDGVELHGANGYLLDQFLQDGSNHRDDEYGGPIENRARLMLEAADAAISVFGAGRVGMHLAPRGDSHGIFDSNLTATFSYVARELGSRKIAFIAAREHVGPDSIGPQLRQLFGGTFVANEAIDQKTGQQLLDEGKADAVAFGKLFIANPDLPARFAKHSPLNRPEPNTFYAPGSHGYTDYPSL
- a CDS encoding ferritin-like domain-containing protein, which gives rise to MPTEKTSAAKTSVTRKQLIDALNEDLAREYQAIIAYVNYSQVLKGAQYMNIAAELAVHAGEELAHAITIANQIDYLGGMPCVTPKPVKTSEKAVDMLHFDLENENETIRQYRRRVKQCDELGEFATAEHIRDILLQEQDHQISLATALGIDVPDVGIAD
- a CDS encoding ribulokinase → MAIVAGVDFGTLSVRVTLLDSERGPLGTAVAEYPLHRKREDPDFATQSHADHMRNLAKAMRDVLEKCNVAGDKVEAIALDTTGSSVIPVDKNLQPLDEYYLWCDHRAKREAREITEACHRDGIEAIEWCGGVYSHEWGFAKLLHWLRNNPDKRANFASAFEHCDMVAATLAGITDPHKAKRSVCAMGHKWLWNPKWGGFPPQAFLSKLDPLLDGVVNKLSGEYLTSDHLAGHLSEHWAAELGLRAGIPIPVGAFDAHWDAIGAGCRTGDVVNVIGTSTCIIAMQPDISLIPGVCGVVPGSVHPAYAGVEAGLSATGDIFEAIARRAGTTVKSLAQGIEKNRPGQTGLLRLTWDNGDRTVLVNADLAGITIGWNLLTTAQDELFAAIEGTAFHTRIILERMAEHGVPVERVVNAGGIPQNNATLNQIYANVLNKPVVVPDGIPTSLGSGIFAMLAAGLFTTVEEAQDKLCLKYRTYNPDPEAAVIYDKLYRHYRAHYFNFGEGSSESVTMLDTFRELREIAHLSHASSQEALLKA
- a CDS encoding LacI family DNA-binding transcriptional regulator, with amino-acid sequence MANLGQGTKKKRTTTKKTPERMDIRTIARLANVSIATVSRTINRVPTVNPKIAKRVWEVIEELDYFPNTQARALVSGRSWILGLIVSEITNPFFPELIQGFEDIAVEHGYEILVSSTNHDPKRMSHCIRRMLERKVDGVAVMTFGIEAPLLDQLAQRKVPLVFIDVGPDGPGINVLKVDYHHGIRQGVQHLAALGHRNIAFVRGPEGLHSAESRLDAFLVSLRECGIAPNPAWILSGDHTLEGGMAAMQQLLGEKNMPTAVMCSNDMTAIGVLHTMYRAGLRVPDDLSVIGFDNIHIAEVTIPPLTTVQMSRFDLAKAAVTALRACAEGTEKSAQKHEYNIQTDLVVRESTGFPRGAMKDLPKKVRAKK
- a CDS encoding alpha-N-arabinofuranosidase, whose protein sequence is MDRRRFLQTSSLAGAAFAFTARTAWSATADAHVEVLLDESVGIIAPEIYGQFTEHLGGVIYDGIWVGEDSPVPNVHGIRKQIVDLMKQIHVPVVRWPGGCFADSYDWRDGIGPRKDRPTRTNFWADDPDAARLKGNAVQAYETNAFGTDEFMRFCHLSGAEPYLASNLRSLPAMAFSRWVEYCNSPAGSTTLAKQRAANGSAAPYDVKYWGVGNESWGCGGNFEPEEYAEEFRRFTTWVPHYGVPLSFIGSGPNDNNLEWTNGFFEALRRKNYMPRELHGWSVHYYTWNLSMGETTDWVAGKRDALDFDETGWYELFLQGLYMEEIVRAQWGLLGEFDPGRNIKLVVDEYGPWYKPGTQLDPTHLLGQQVTLRDALLTAMTLDIFNRHAEKVGMAACAQLVNCLNALFFSHEDKFITTPVFHVFDMYAAHQGAQSLRVNFSSPQVHYQRKGKPTALAGLLGSASMRGKTVTVTATNPNLKDARLTEIVLRGSARITSAEASVLTDADMHAHNTFEQPNAVQLKKQAVDVQGDRLIITLPPASVSSITIQLA
- a CDS encoding DUF885 domain-containing protein; translation: MRKRLIALSLTIGTFLLMPTASPAQHISADGAPQTFQYVSDQYFSDVYFHFSPTAGTSAGLHQYDTQLEDYSAAGVQKEIAALHEYEKKVEAIDPTALDASVAGDREILLNNIRSQLLTLEVIRPWEKNPDTYSSGVTNSIFVVMERPYAPADTRLHAVVEREKLIPQVLEEARKNLKNPPRIYTEIALEQIDGLVSFFQNDVPSAFASVTDPDTKADFAKSNAAVIAALQSYGAWMKSDLLPRSNGDFRLGADTFRKKLAYDEMVDIPLDRLLQIAFADLHKNQAEFARVAKEVDPTKTPQQVLAELATIHPAPDQLLPAFHNTFDSLIAFINAHHIITIPSTVQPTLEETPPFMRATTFASMDPPGPFETHSTKAYFNVTLPEKNWTAEHVAEHMASFNVGTIISTSVHEAYPGHYVQFLWMPEFSSKIRKVLGANTNIEGWAHYTEQMMLDEGYDAPGPDATPAQIRESHLVRLGQLQDALLRDARFVNSIKLHTGEGEPGGKWTIEQAEDFFVKEGYQSRSVAVVETKRGTSDPTYLYYTLGKLEIMKLRADMMKKEGAAFNLETFHNNFMRQGFAPIKIIRKAMLHDDSPVL